The Fulvia fulva chromosome 1, complete sequence region AGCGTACCAAATGTGATCATCGGCCGCTTCGAAGGACCTGTCCACGTTGCAATGCTCCAATGCAGGCAAGACTGGTCGTTGATTCACGAAAGCTACGTAAACCTCCTGACGCAGTCCTACCCAGAATGCCGCTTGCCGAAGGCCTCCTGTGACCGCAGCGCGCTCTTGTGCCTGGATGAAGGCTTGCGCACCGAGAAGATGGCTGTGCTGATCCGCAGGTAGCTGCCCAGAAATCGGGACTTCTAGCTCTTCGAGATGTCGTAATATGATCGTCGATGCCAACAGGTTCTCGTCCAATATGGCCGCTGTGTCGTCAAGCATGGGTATGAGGTGCTTCAAGCATTCTTGGTGGTATTTGTTCGAGATCAATGGATCATATTCACCTATCCGACTCAGATGCCTTGCCGAAAGTGCAAAGATAGCATTCATCAATGTCGGACACACTGCCGCTCTTTGTGGAACGACGGCGCGAAAGTGATTCAGCGGATCCGTCAGGTCGAAATTGCGAGATAGTGTTTCCACGTACTATCGCAACAGTTTGGCTTGCTCCCTATCGTGTAACGGCCACACAGGCGTGTCCAGATATATACGGGAAAGAGACTGCGACACACCGTTCTCAAGCCCAGGGAACGAGGATAGATCTAGTTCTGGATTGGACGTGACATGGTCCATGCCAGCAGTGGGAGTCCATCCCGTATGCCATGAGTCGGCCGACGAACGATGATTGAAGACGTCGGAAGGCGACCGATGATTAAGATGACTGATCGGGCTGCCGGATGCTGTCGAGCTTGGGTAGCCACTCTCGTGCGTAAGTCGTCGACGCTTTGACAACGGTAAGGTCTCGGGACCATCTGTTGATGGTAGTCGTTCAGAATATGCCTGACTCTCGGCACCAGGGCTTGTAAATGGCTGCTTTTCGGAAAGTGGTGTGGGTGTCAGACCAGTGCTCTGCTGAGGTGTGAGGCCGGTGGTCTCTGGCCAAGGATACTGCGGAGGCTCTGGACGGTCGTCTAAGTGTGAAGTCGCTGGACCACTCGCGGCCGAAGGCGACTCGCCAGATTGTGTGCCCTTTTCTGGCGCCAAGTGTGGTTTTTCTTGACGTGGAGGTGGTCGTGACGGGTTGTGAGCAGCAGGCTCTGGCCAAGTGAAAGGCGTTGGATAGGGGTTGTCCTCATCCAGGACATAATCGTAGATGTTGATGAGTTCCGGAGTCTCGTCGAGGAAGGTGAGGCTTCTAGCAGTCTTCACCCAGGTCTGCTTCTTGCTAAAGTCGTACTCCGTCTTCGCCAGACCAGAGCCGGTGAGGTTCGCAACAGTGGGATTGGCGCCATGGCGAAATCTGATGTTATAGCCTCTGACACACTCAATTCCAGACTTTTGGCATCTAGCGCATGAAGGTCTTTGCTCGTCGCACCTCAGATGTCTCAGTCGACAGTTCTGGCTAAGCGATGTAATGTCAGTGACACAAACAATAAAATCCAACGACAGCCGAGGGAAAGCAGTGCTTACCAGCCAGTCTTCGTCCGCTGCGTCTGCTGCGTAGTCGTATTACTGGCAGTCTTCGTTTCTGATGACATGCTAACTATGCCATAATTCGCGATCCATCATACCATGGTCGCTGCAAGACGGCGGAACATATCACCTGCATCGGCGTCTGAGGGCAAGAACGCTCAAGCGGGGCAATGCAAAAACGAAACGGTGGGTCCTCTTTGGGAACTTGTTGGTGGATTCGAGTGCGATATAGGGCGAGACTAGGAAGCAGGGAAGTGGATACCAAGATCTACATCGTGGCTCTCCCGCACAGTGGCGGATGCATGAATACCAGGGAACAAACACGACCGAGCGGCTTAACTTTTAATGGGCATGGAATTGAGGATGACAAAGAGATCATCAGACTGGGACAAGGAGGTAGGAAAGCATCTTCATGACTCCCCCCGAAAGTGGTCCCGTGCAAGTGTAAACATCTAGAATGTTGTCTATCCAGATCTATCTCATTTTGAACTCCGTCCCATTGTAATCTACAAACGGGCCTTCGACTCGACAATTCTCTCGCCAATCTCGTTGAAGTTGATCTTCTTGCCAGTCCTGAGCGACTCCTGCAGAGCATCGCCAACCTTAAGAGCAGCGACAGCACCATTTAGCTGGAACGGTGGCCTCTTGCCGTCAAGGATCACCTCAGTGAACTCGTTCGACTCCGTCACGAAAGCCTGCTCGAAACGGTCGTAGTACGTTTGTGGGACATCGCGGCGGATACCGGTAGCCTCGTGGTGCTCAACGAGGTTCTGCGCTGGGTTGCCATTGACGACAATCTTGCCGTGTGTGCCGATAATCTCAGTTGTGTCGGTCTGGCCAGCGGCCATCATGCGGGAAGAGTAGAAGTATGCGATCTTGCCGCCCCAGAACTCAACGATGCCGACACCGTTGTCGACGTCGCCGTACTGGGCAAGGCCTTGCAGACGGGCGTTGATGCCGACGGCTGTGACGCTCTTGACGATGCTGTCTGAGCCGAAGTACCAGAAGGCGAGATCGATGTCGTGAATGTTGGCGTCGACGAAGATACCGCCAGAATGCTTGGCGTATTGGACGAAGTAGTCGTCGTCTCTGTGCTTGTCGGCAGTCTGCGATCGGATCACTGATACACGGCCAATGTTGCCGGACTCGACCTTGCTGGCTGCGTCTCTGTAACTGGCGTCGAATCGTCGGGAGAAGCCACACATGACAGTGAGCTCTGGCTTCTGCTTCGCTGCTTCAACGACACCCTCGCAGATCTCGAGGCTGGTCGAGAGTGGCTTCTCGCAAAGGACGTGCTTGTTTGCGTCAATTGCTCGGATGGATTGTGGTGCGTGCTCTGTGGTGATACCTGCAACAACGACAGCCTCGAGGCCCTCGTGCTTGAGCATCTCGTCGAAATCGCTGTAAATCTTGACGCCGAATGGCTCCAGGCGCTGCTTGGCCCATGCCAATGCTTTTGGGTCTGGATCGCATGCTGCTACGAGCTCTGCGCGAGGTGTGCGGTCAAGGAAGTGCAGAGCGTGGCGAGCGCCCATACGGCCGAGGCCAGAGACAGCGACTTGGAGCTTGCGGACCATTGTGACGGTGCTGTGCGGATTGAGGACGTGGGAGGATGAGGAAGATGCTGTGAAGGTGTTCTGAACTTTTTCAACAGCTCTCTTTTTGCTGGAAGATCGGCGGGTTCGGAAGGGCAAGAGAAACAGTGTAGCAACGAGGTTCATCCAGCAGCCATGGGCACACACCTACCTTTGATTATCACCTGGTCTGCTCGTCGGTCGCTCGACAGCGTAATGCGCGTCTAGCTGAGCGTGATGTGAGACGACGTGAGTGATGCACGCGTTGGTACAGGCCAGAGTGAAGCTCCAGATTGTGCCGTGGCCTTCACGCGCTGCTGAATGTCGGGAAGTCTTGCCCCAGCAGCGTCAGACAGAGCAAGTTGACTCACCTCTCCAGACCCCATCGCCGGCGGCGGGAGAAGATGATGGCGAAGAAGTGGCGGAGTGAGCGCTTTGGGTGGGAACAGCGCAGCGGGAAGACTGATCGAGGATATGATCCCGCCATGAGCTCCATCTGGTGGAGGCCCCGCGTGGAGTCGATCACTGATCAAGCAGATGCAGCGCCATGTTTTGTTGTGTTCGTCGGCAAGACGCGGGCTGTGATAGAACTACTCTATCTATCTACGGTAACACTTGCCATGAGCGTAAGCTTATCACATTCACCTTCGAAGGCATTGAGGATAGCAATCACGAACAATTTGGCGCCCCCACACCATGCATGCGTTCAATGGACAACCGTGAATGGAGCCCTCGCCCAAGAGACGGCGCGCATCCAAACCTAGAGCCGGCCAAGTGAAGCGTCATAACTCGCATAGCAGTAAACATGTTCACAGAGATCACCGAGTCCTTCCACGCATCCAGGGAACCCCTCGACATAGTACAGCGGAGACCACATAGGACTTATCATCTGCCCATCCATCCTGCCAGACATAGGTGTGTTAGCTATACTCAAGAACCACGTGGTAACGTTTCAGCTCCTCATGCTGAGTAGGGAGTAAGGCGCAGACATGTCCCTGACGGACTATGCCTTCTGCCGAGGGATTCGTACTTACCACCATCCACAGTGAGAATCTCTCCACTGACATACGCACTGGCCCGACTCGCCAGGAACACAACACTCCCCTTGAAGTCCTCCGGCGAACCCCATCGACCCGCCGGTATCCGCTCTAAAATCGAAGCCGCCCTCTGTTCATCCTGAATCAACGCAGTATTCATCTCTGTAGCAATGTACCCCGGCGCAATGCCATTCACAGTAATACCCTTATCGGCCCACTGGTTGGAAAGAGCTTTGGTAAGCTGGCCAACACCGCCCTTCGACGCTGCGTAGGCAGGCACATTGATCCCACCTTGGAATGTGAGGAGGCTGCCGATGTTGATGATGCTGCCTCGTCTGCCGTAGTGGTCTGCGTCGCGGGACAGCATGTGTGCGCCGACGTCTCTGCAGAGGGTGAAGACGGCGTTCAGGTTGACTTGGAGCACTTCGTTCCAGTCCTCGTCTGGGAATTGGTGGGCTGGGTGTCGTTTCTGGATACCGCCGCAGTTGAGCAGGATGTGGATTTGGTGGCCGTCTTCGAGGACCTTGGGTGTCAAGGCTTTCATCGATGCGTTGTCGGCGAGGTCTGCTGTGTATATTTGGGCTTTCCTGCCCAGCTTCTCGATCGCTTGCTTCGTTTCTTGGTTGGAGTCATTCCTCTATTCTGCGTTAGCATTTCTATTCGGTCTGCAACCATGTCCACACAACTCACCTGCACAAGCAACACATCTGCACCAGCCTCTGCCAAAGCGACAGCCATCGCCTGCCCAATACCCCTCGTTCCTCCAGTGACGAGAGCCGTCTTGCCCTCCAGGCTGAAAAGCTGCTGCACAGAACCCATCCTCGTCTTCTTACTATCAAATGCTCTGCAACTTGTCGAATCCGCGCTTCAGACATGCACACAATTACGAAAAGATCACAAGACGAGAGATATTTCACCATTGATCAGGCACAGCTCTG contains the following coding sequences:
- a CDS encoding 2-dehydro-3-deoxy-D-gluconate 5-dehydrogenase, whose translation is MGSVQQLFSLEGKTALVTGGTRGIGQAMAVALAEAGADVLLVQRNDSNQETKQAIEKLGRKAQIYTADLADNASMKALTPKVLEDGHQIHILLNCGGIQKRHPAHQFPDEDWNEVLQVNLNAVFTLCRDVGAHMLSRDADHYGRRGSIINIGSLLTFQGGINVPAYAASKGGVGQLTKALSNQWADKGITVNGIAPGYIATEMNTALIQDEQRAASILERIPAGRWGSPEDFKGSVVFLASRASAYVSGEILTVDGGWMGR
- a CDS encoding Transcription activator AMTR1 — encoded protein: MSSETKTASNTTTQQTQRTKTGCQNCRLRHLRCDEQRPSCARCQKSGIECVRGYNIRFRHGANPTVANLTGSGLAKTEYDFSKKQTWVKTARSLTFLDETPELINIYDYVLDEDNPYPTPFTWPEPAAHNPSRPPPRQEKPHLAPEKGTQSGESPSAASGPATSHLDDRPEPPQYPWPETTGLTPQQSTGLTPTPLSEKQPFTSPGAESQAYSERLPSTDGPETLPLSKRRRLTHESGYPSSTASGSPISHLNHRSPSDVFNHRSSADSWHTGWTPTAGMDHVTSNPELDLSSFPGLENGEYDPLISNKYHQECLKHLIPMLDDTAAILDENLLASTIILRHLEELEVPISGQLPADQHSHLLGAQAFIQAQERAAVTGGLRQAAFWVGLRQEVYVAFVNQRPVLPALEHCNVDRSFEAADDHIWACRMVVLCADTLRFCFSDGHHTVSNYKYLEEQVQQWWTTESLSFVYREPEAEEAFPEIWYVADEHATGIQHFHLARILLASHNSSIPRLGLGRASALRTMDNEIRKHVRILCGMALSNPNNAPAFTYGAMACTMAGDKFDSLIDQRAL
- a CDS encoding scyllo-inositol 2-dehydrogenase (NAD(+)), with product MVRKLQVAVSGLGRMGARHALHFLDRTPRAELVAACDPDPKALAWAKQRLEPFGVKIYSDFDEMLKHEGLEAVVVAGITTEHAPQSIRAIDANKHVLCEKPLSTSLEICEGVVEAAKQKPELTVMCGFSRRFDASYRDAASKVESGNIGRVSVIRSQTADKHRDDDYFVQYAKHSGGIFVDANIHDIDLAFWYFGSDSIVKSVTAVGINARLQGLAQYGDVDNGVGIVEFWGGKIAYFYSSRMMAAGQTDTTEIIGTHGKIVVNGNPAQNLVEHHEATGIRRDVPQTYYDRFEQAFVTESNEFTEVILDGKRPPFQLNGAVAALKVGDALQESLRTGKKINFNEIGERIVESKARL